In Sceloporus undulatus isolate JIND9_A2432 ecotype Alabama chromosome 10, SceUnd_v1.1, whole genome shotgun sequence, the following proteins share a genomic window:
- the HIC2 gene encoding hypermethylated in cancer 2 protein, translating into MELPNHAKQLLLQLNQQRAKGFLCDVIIVVENALFRAHKNILAASSMYFKSLVLHDNLINLDTDMVNPTVFRQILDFIYTGKLLMTDQPGEQNFNALLTAASYLQLPDLAALCRKKLKRNGRSFAGRAGGAPSVGRPPRSQRLSTASVITRYSGSTEGMKGSHSKEMPKGKISDDEVFISSSNQENSHAFNRGISKNGGDGSSSSANGSSGDQELGLDLSKKSPSLPPAPSQDDTQHSESLRGSPQPPSAPAANSASPFEESIAGAPPSLVDNCEPMDMDLSEDRQSLLEGSQRKSLRHSSRKKEWIKKDSIFDRKEGGGKGSEESEGLPNGILVGPLCKSAERSLSLGAYGSELPFGCKDDVENGKENSDDSGQSESESGGHTSANYVYRQEGYEPVAFGDNLYVCIPCGKGFPSSEQLNAHVEKHTEEDLYIKEEGTYDDEKEEEAEDLSNPNQPYTTESRPFKCSVCEKSYKDPATLRQHEKTHWLTRPFPCNICGKMFTQRGTMTRHMRSHLGLKPFACEECGMRFTRQYRLTEHMRVHSGEKPYECQLCGGKFTQQRNLISHLRMHTSPT; encoded by the coding sequence ATGGAACTGCCAAATCATGCCAAACAACTGCTGCTGCAGCTAAACCAGCAACGAGCCAAAGGTTTCCTCTGTGATGTGATCATTGTTGTAGAAAATGCCCTCTTTCGTGCCCACAAGAATATCCTGGCTGCCAGCAGCATGTATTTCAAATCCCTTGTCCTGCACGACAACCTGATCAACTTAGATACAGACATGGTCAACCCAACCGTGTTCCGGCAAATCTTGGACTTTATTTATACTGGCAAGCTCTTAATGACCGACCAGCCTGGTGAACAGAACTTCAATGCTCTCCTCACCGCCGCAAGCTACCTCCAACTACCTGACCTGGCAGCCCTTTGCCGAAAGAAGCTGAAACGCAATGGGCGGTCTTTCGCTGGCAGGGCTGGCGGTGCCCCCAGCGTTGGAAGACCTCCTCGTAGCCAGAGACTTTCTACTGCTTCAGTCATCACTCGTTATTCAGGGTCAACTGAGGGGATGAAGGGCTCTCACTCAAAGGAGATGCCAAAGGGAAAGATCTCAGATGATGAGGTCTTCATCAGCAGCTCCAACCAAGAGAATTCTCATGCCTTCAATAGGGGAATTAGTAAGAATGGCGGAGACGGAAGCAGCAGCAGTGCAAATGGGAGTAGCGGGGACCAAGAACTTGGCCTCGACCTGTCCAAGAAGAGCCCCTCGCTTCCTCCAGCACCATCCCAGGATGACACACAACACAGCGAAAGCCTGCGTGGTTCCCCGCAACCTCCCTCAGCCCCTGCAGCCAACAGTGCCTCACCATTTGAAGAATCCATCGCCGGAGCTCCCCCTAGCCTAGTTGACAACTGCGAACCCATGGACATGGACTTGAGTGAGGACCGCCAGTCTCTTCTGGAAGGCAGCCAGCGAAAAAGCCTGCGCCACTCATCGCGCAAGAAAGAGTGGATCAAGAAGGACAGCATCTTTGACAGGAAGGAGGGTGGTGGCAAAGGCAGCGAGGAGAGCGAGGGCCTCCCCAATGGTATCCTTGTGGGCCCCTTGTGTAAGTCAGCAGAGCGGAGCCTCAGCCTGGGTGCCTATGGGTCAGAGCTGCCATTTGGATGCAAAGATGATGTGGAGAATGGCAAGGAGAACAGTGACGACAGTGGGCAGAGTGAGAGCGAAAGCGGTGGGCACACCAGCGCCAACTACGTCTACCGGCAGGAAGGCTATGAGCCAGTGGCCTTTGGGGACAACCTTTACGTCTGCATCCCCTGTGGTAAGGGCTTCCCCAGCTCAGAGCAGCTTAATGCCCACGTAGAGAAACATACGGAGGAAGACCTCTACATCAAGGAGGAAGGGACGTACGatgatgagaaggaggaggaagcggaggaTTTGTCCAACCCCAACCAGCCCTACACAACAGAATCCCGCCCCTTCAAGTGCTCTGTGTGCGAGAAGAGCTACAAAGATCCGGCCACCCTACGGCAGCATGAGAAGACTCACTGGCTGACACGGCCTTTCCCTTGCAATATCTGTGGCAAGATGTTCACGCAGCGGGGCACCATGACGCGGCACATGCGCAGCCACCTGGGCCTCAAGCCCTTTGCTTGCGAGGAGTGTGGCATGCGCTTTACCCGGCAGTATCGACTGACGGAGCATATGCGCGTCCACTCAGGGGAAAAGCCCTATGAATGTCAACTGTGTGGCGGGAAGTTCACCCAGCAACGCAACCTCATCAGCCACCTGCGAATGCATACCTCTCCTACATAA